From one Plantibacter flavus genomic stretch:
- a CDS encoding HAD-IIB family hydrolase, producing the protein MTSLPRLVAFDLDDTLAPSKSALDPRMAELFVALLERTSVCIISGGQIVQFQNQVLDRLGAASPEALGRLHLMPTCGTRYDRFDGTAWVTVYKHDLTDDQKARAMGALETEAKRLGLWADETWGPILEDRGSQITFSALGQAAPVAEKTAWDPDGAKKESLRAAVQALLPDLEVRSGGSTSVDITMAGVDKAFGMTRLAEHTGIPLEEMVFVGDRLDEGGNDYPVLALGVPSVAVHGWQDTAAYLESLGL; encoded by the coding sequence ATGACCTCCCTGCCGCGCCTCGTCGCCTTCGACCTCGACGACACCCTCGCCCCGTCGAAGTCCGCGCTCGACCCTCGCATGGCCGAACTGTTCGTCGCGCTCCTCGAACGCACCTCGGTGTGCATCATCTCGGGCGGCCAGATCGTGCAGTTCCAGAACCAGGTGCTCGACCGGCTCGGAGCCGCGTCGCCCGAGGCCCTCGGCCGACTGCACCTCATGCCCACCTGCGGCACCCGGTACGACCGCTTCGACGGCACCGCGTGGGTCACCGTCTACAAGCACGACCTCACCGACGACCAGAAGGCCCGCGCCATGGGCGCGCTCGAGACCGAGGCCAAGCGACTCGGCCTCTGGGCCGACGAGACCTGGGGACCGATCCTCGAGGACCGCGGCTCGCAGATCACCTTCTCCGCCCTCGGGCAGGCAGCGCCGGTCGCCGAGAAGACCGCCTGGGACCCCGACGGCGCGAAGAAGGAGTCGCTGCGCGCCGCCGTGCAGGCGTTGCTCCCCGACCTCGAGGTCCGCTCCGGCGGCTCGACCTCCGTCGACATCACCATGGCGGGCGTCGACAAGGCGTTCGGCATGACGCGGCTCGCCGAGCACACGGGCATCCCGCTGGAGGAGATGGTCTTCGTCGGCGACCGTCTCGACGAGGGCGGCAACGACTACCCGGTCCTCGCGCTC
- a CDS encoding adenylosuccinate synthase, with product MPAIVIVGAQWGDEGKGKATDLLGDRIDYVVKFNGGNNAGHTVVIGDEKYALHLLPSGILTSGVVPVISNGVVIDIEVLFHELEALQARGIDVSRLLVSANAHVITQYHRTIDKVTERFLGKRQIGTTGRGIGPAYADKINRVGIRIQDLFDENILRQKVEGALDQKNHLLVKVFNRRAITVDEIVADLLAYAERLRPMVADTALVLNEALDDGKIVLFEGGQATMLDVDHGTYPFVTSSNATSGGAATGSGVAPNRLDRVIGIVKAYTTRVGAGPFPTELFDESGDYLRSKGFEFGTTTGRPRRVGWYDAPIARYAARINGVTDFVLTKLDILDDLATIPVCVAYEVDGVRVDEVPVSQTDFHHAVPIYEEFPGWQEDITGVRRFEDLPKNAQDYVLALEAMSGSRISAIGVGPGRDAIVVRHDLVD from the coding sequence ATGCCAGCAATCGTGATCGTCGGCGCCCAGTGGGGCGACGAAGGCAAGGGGAAGGCCACCGACCTGCTCGGTGACCGCATCGACTACGTCGTGAAGTTCAACGGCGGCAACAACGCGGGGCACACGGTCGTCATCGGTGACGAGAAGTACGCGCTCCACCTCCTGCCGTCCGGCATCCTGACGAGCGGCGTCGTCCCCGTCATCTCCAACGGTGTCGTCATCGACATCGAGGTGCTGTTCCACGAGCTCGAGGCGCTCCAGGCCCGCGGCATCGACGTCTCGCGCCTCCTCGTGAGCGCCAACGCGCACGTCATCACCCAGTACCACCGCACCATCGACAAGGTGACGGAGCGCTTCCTCGGCAAGCGTCAGATCGGCACCACCGGCCGTGGCATCGGCCCGGCCTACGCCGACAAGATCAACCGCGTCGGCATCCGCATCCAGGACCTCTTCGACGAGAACATCCTGCGCCAGAAGGTCGAGGGCGCCCTCGACCAGAAGAACCACCTGCTGGTCAAGGTCTTCAACCGCCGCGCCATCACGGTCGACGAGATCGTGGCCGACCTCCTCGCCTACGCCGAGCGACTCCGCCCGATGGTGGCCGACACCGCGCTCGTCCTGAACGAGGCGCTCGACGACGGCAAGATCGTCCTCTTCGAGGGTGGGCAGGCCACGATGCTCGACGTCGACCACGGCACCTACCCCTTCGTCACCTCCTCCAACGCGACCTCGGGTGGTGCGGCCACCGGCTCCGGTGTCGCCCCGAACCGCCTCGACCGCGTCATCGGCATCGTCAAGGCCTACACGACCCGCGTCGGCGCCGGCCCGTTCCCGACCGAGCTGTTCGACGAGTCCGGCGACTACCTCCGCTCGAAGGGCTTCGAGTTCGGCACGACGACCGGCCGCCCGCGTCGCGTCGGCTGGTACGACGCCCCGATCGCCCGGTACGCGGCGCGCATCAACGGCGTCACCGACTTCGTCCTGACGAAGCTCGACATCCTCGACGACCTCGCCACCATCCCGGTGTGCGTCGCCTACGAGGTCGACGGCGTCCGGGTCGACGAGGTGCCGGTCTCGCAGACCGACTTCCACCACGCCGTCCCGATCTACGAGGAGTTCCCCGGCTGGCAGGAGGACATCACCGGTGTCCGCCGCTTCGAGGACCTCCCGAAGAACGCCCAGGACTACGTGCTGGCGCTCGAGGCGATGAGCGGTTCGCGCATCTCCGCGATCGGTGTGGGTCCCGGCCGCGACGCGATCGTCGTGCGTCACGACCTCGTCGACTGA
- a CDS encoding winged helix-turn-helix transcriptional regulator, with the protein MVDESSQPSLPGLPPVEELTSGEVKPRPAVRAQRDTGSLDPRVRRALATLDDDPDLSLVTLANALGITRATLIRIVREAIGMTPKEYAAGVRARRAS; encoded by the coding sequence ATGGTGGACGAATCCAGTCAGCCGTCCCTGCCCGGGCTGCCACCGGTCGAGGAGCTCACGAGCGGTGAGGTCAAGCCTCGCCCGGCGGTGCGTGCCCAGCGCGACACCGGATCGCTCGACCCACGGGTCCGGCGCGCCCTGGCGACGCTCGACGACGATCCCGACCTCTCGCTCGTCACCCTCGCGAACGCGCTCGGGATCACCCGTGCGACGCTCATCCGGATCGTGCGTGAGGCGATCGGCATGACCCCGAAGGAGTACGCGGCAGGCGTCCGTGCCCGCCGCGCCTCCTGA
- a CDS encoding lactonase family protein produces MSDDNPYLLLGSYTSEADGTGAGISLLRQDEAGTLRLVQSSEAQSPSFLTLHPTLPIVYAASESTGAVEAFKRSGEFGLAPFGKPIEAGDSVCHVATVPGADVLIASCYGDGRVVTVPLAENAAFAGDPRLGEASVDPWASPTALAAESADAGEDALTLLALEAAVGEAMPSRPSRAHASALLPDGRIATTDLGHDTVRIWQLRGSRLVLDHTVVFPRGTGPRHLVVHPSGHLHVITEYSVEVFTLGVDGTDGHWHILAATVATSEGVSEGDTGAEISLAASREQLHVGVRGSDRIATLRVTGDGSRVEAVADVECGGTMPRHHRESGRFLHVANQLSNSIASFRLDERTGVPTTLLGTLDAGSPTCLILA; encoded by the coding sequence GTGAGCGACGACAACCCCTACCTCCTGCTCGGTTCCTACACCTCGGAGGCCGACGGCACCGGTGCCGGCATCAGCCTGCTGCGCCAGGACGAGGCGGGCACCCTCCGCCTCGTGCAGTCGTCGGAGGCGCAGTCGCCGTCCTTCCTCACCCTGCACCCGACGCTGCCGATCGTCTACGCCGCGAGCGAGTCGACCGGGGCCGTCGAAGCGTTCAAGCGCTCCGGCGAGTTCGGGCTCGCGCCGTTCGGCAAGCCCATCGAAGCCGGCGACTCCGTGTGCCACGTCGCGACGGTCCCAGGTGCCGACGTCCTCATCGCGAGTTGCTACGGCGACGGTCGGGTCGTGACCGTCCCGCTCGCGGAGAACGCGGCGTTCGCCGGCGACCCGCGTCTCGGCGAGGCGTCCGTCGACCCCTGGGCGTCGCCCACCGCGCTCGCTGCGGAGTCCGCGGACGCTGGCGAGGACGCGCTCACGCTCCTCGCGCTGGAGGCCGCTGTCGGCGAGGCCATGCCGTCCCGACCGTCGCGCGCGCACGCCTCGGCGCTCCTCCCGGACGGCCGCATCGCGACCACCGACCTCGGCCACGACACGGTCCGCATCTGGCAGCTCCGTGGGTCGCGGTTGGTGCTCGACCACACCGTCGTGTTCCCGCGCGGCACGGGTCCGCGACACCTCGTCGTCCACCCGAGCGGGCACCTCCACGTCATCACCGAGTACTCGGTCGAGGTCTTCACGCTCGGTGTCGACGGCACCGACGGGCACTGGCACATCCTCGCGGCGACCGTCGCGACCTCGGAGGGCGTGTCCGAGGGCGACACGGGTGCCGAGATCAGCCTCGCCGCCTCGCGGGAGCAGCTGCACGTCGGCGTCCGCGGGAGCGACCGCATCGCCACCCTGCGGGTCACCGGCGACGGTTCGCGGGTCGAGGCCGTGGCCGACGTCGAGTGCGGTGGGACGATGCCGCGCCACCACCGGGAGTCGGGTCGCTTCCTGCACGTCGCGAACCAGCTGTCGAACTCCATCGCGAGCTTCCGGCTCGACGAGCGCACGGGGGTCCCGACGACACTCCTCGGGACGCTCGACGCCGGTTCGCCCACCTGCCTCATCCTCGCCTGA
- a CDS encoding GNAT family N-acetyltransferase, giving the protein MTARRPEPRPIDGRTIRLEPLERAHYPELFTAIAHPEVFAGGYGGGPAGLPTTQAEFDAFADGYFTTGVRNTYVIRLVGGEHDGLLVGTSTLGDFDEPGEAAHLGWTAYDPRVWGTAVNAETKLLLLGLAFDAGFGRVKIQADERNERSRTAILRLGATFEGLIRRDKQRADGTWRTTALFSVIAEEWPEVRSGLEERLARSPGPVALRG; this is encoded by the coding sequence GTGACCGCACGACGCCCTGAGCCCCGCCCCATCGACGGCCGGACCATCCGCCTCGAACCGCTTGAACGCGCGCACTATCCGGAGCTGTTCACGGCGATCGCACACCCGGAGGTCTTCGCCGGTGGCTACGGCGGCGGGCCTGCGGGGTTGCCGACGACGCAGGCCGAGTTCGACGCCTTCGCCGACGGCTACTTCACGACCGGCGTGCGCAACACCTACGTCATCCGTCTCGTCGGCGGCGAGCACGACGGGCTCCTCGTCGGCACGTCCACGCTCGGCGACTTCGACGAGCCGGGGGAGGCCGCCCACCTCGGTTGGACGGCGTACGACCCGCGCGTCTGGGGCACCGCCGTCAACGCCGAGACGAAGCTGCTGCTCCTCGGGCTCGCGTTCGACGCGGGCTTCGGCCGGGTCAAGATCCAGGCCGACGAGCGCAACGAGCGCTCGCGCACGGCGATCCTGCGCCTCGGGGCCACGTTCGAGGGCCTCATCCGCCGGGACAAGCAGCGGGCCGACGGCACGTGGCGGACCACCGCGCTGTTCTCCGTGATCGCCGAGGAGTGGCCGGAGGTCCGGTCCGGTCTCGAGGAGCGCCTCGCCAGGAGCCCCGGCCCAGTGGCCCTCCGCGGCTGA
- a CDS encoding ABC transporter substrate-binding protein yields the protein MTALAIVALAATALTACSAGADTGAGSDVDAKTATSAEDFGGMDALVEAAKAEGQLNVIALPDTWANYGKIISAFEDKYDITVNSADPDVSSAEEITAAKNQQGQDTAPDVFDLGSAVALDNLKQFAPYQVANWDDIPEGSKEKTGLWVYDYTGLVSIGYDADAVPAPKSLDDLLGSEFAGKVALNGDPTQAGAAAAGVYLAALQSGGSADDIQPGVDFFQKLNQAGNFLPLDPTPATIASGETPVVIDWSYNNLAAATENEGQRNWKTTVLPGSAVGSYYNQAINVDAPHPAAARLWQEFIFSPEAQNLYLAAGAYPSTLAAMVEADTVDQKALDAVGEMPADLVQFTPEQTEQATSLLAEKWAAAIS from the coding sequence ATGACCGCCCTCGCCATCGTCGCGCTCGCAGCGACCGCGCTCACCGCATGCTCCGCCGGGGCGGACACCGGAGCCGGCTCCGACGTCGACGCCAAGACGGCGACCTCCGCCGAGGACTTCGGCGGGATGGACGCGCTCGTCGAGGCGGCGAAGGCCGAGGGCCAGCTGAACGTCATCGCCCTCCCCGACACCTGGGCGAACTACGGGAAGATCATCTCCGCGTTCGAGGACAAGTACGACATCACGGTCAACTCGGCCGACCCCGACGTCTCGAGCGCCGAGGAGATCACGGCCGCGAAGAACCAGCAGGGCCAGGACACCGCTCCCGACGTCTTCGACCTCGGCTCCGCCGTCGCCCTCGACAACCTCAAGCAGTTCGCGCCCTACCAGGTCGCCAACTGGGACGACATCCCGGAGGGTTCGAAGGAGAAGACCGGCCTGTGGGTGTACGACTACACCGGCCTCGTCTCCATCGGCTACGACGCGGACGCCGTCCCCGCACCGAAGTCGCTCGACGACCTCCTCGGCTCCGAGTTCGCGGGCAAGGTCGCGCTGAACGGCGACCCGACCCAGGCCGGTGCCGCCGCAGCCGGCGTCTACCTCGCCGCCCTGCAGTCCGGTGGTTCGGCCGACGACATCCAGCCCGGTGTCGACTTCTTCCAGAAGCTCAACCAGGCGGGCAACTTCCTGCCCCTCGACCCGACCCCGGCGACGATCGCCTCGGGTGAGACCCCAGTCGTGATCGACTGGAGCTACAACAACCTCGCCGCCGCGACCGAGAACGAGGGCCAGCGCAACTGGAAGACCACCGTCCTCCCGGGTTCGGCCGTCGGCAGCTACTACAACCAGGCCATCAACGTGGACGCGCCGCACCCCGCGGCCGCGCGACTCTGGCAGGAGTTCATCTTCAGCCCCGAGGCGCAGAACCTGTACCTCGCCGCCGGCGCGTACCCGTCGACCCTCGCCGCGATGGTCGAGGCCGACACCGTCGACCAGAAGGCGCTCGACGCCGTGGGCGAGATGCCCGCGGACCTCGTGCAGTTCACGCCCGAGCAGACCGAGCAGGCCACCTCGCTGCTCGCCGAGAAGTGGGCGGCAGCGATCTCCTGA
- a CDS encoding ABC transporter permease, with product MTTSATRRSEAGSAHAGPAVSLPPTDASDASAEPAAARPRRRPRWALLGLTPFALYALLFLAVPTFLALATGFFDGDGAFTLDNLTALAEPAVLGAFASSFWVSAVTAVAGAVVGALVCYALLAVRPDGLIRTFVDAASSVLAQFGGVMLAFAFIATIGIQGLVTVFLKDRLGVDLFADGVWLYQVPGLLLPYLYFQVPLMVITFMPAMEGLKRTWSEANATLGGTRFTYWTRIAMPILAPSFLGSLLLLFANAFSSYATAAALISQGAQIVPLQIRGALISETVLGRENLAGSLAIGMIVVMVVMMTAYSALQARTERWQR from the coding sequence ATGACCACCTCCGCCACCCGGCGGAGTGAGGCGGGGTCGGCACACGCCGGCCCCGCCGTCTCGCTCCCGCCGACCGACGCATCGGACGCTTCGGCCGAACCCGCTGCGGCGCGCCCCCGCCGCCGTCCGCGCTGGGCGCTCCTCGGCCTGACGCCGTTCGCGCTGTACGCCCTGCTCTTCCTCGCGGTCCCGACGTTCCTCGCCCTCGCCACCGGCTTCTTCGACGGCGACGGCGCGTTCACGCTCGACAACCTTACGGCGCTCGCCGAACCGGCGGTCCTCGGGGCCTTCGCCAGCTCCTTCTGGGTCTCCGCCGTCACTGCGGTCGCCGGAGCCGTCGTCGGAGCCCTCGTCTGCTACGCGCTCCTCGCGGTCCGGCCCGACGGACTCATCCGCACCTTCGTCGATGCGGCTTCGAGCGTCCTCGCCCAGTTCGGTGGCGTCATGCTCGCCTTCGCCTTCATCGCGACCATCGGCATCCAAGGCCTCGTCACCGTGTTCCTCAAGGACCGCCTCGGGGTCGACCTCTTCGCCGACGGCGTGTGGCTCTACCAGGTCCCGGGCCTCCTCCTGCCGTACCTGTACTTCCAGGTGCCGCTCATGGTCATCACCTTCATGCCGGCGATGGAGGGGTTGAAGCGGACCTGGTCCGAGGCGAACGCGACCCTCGGCGGCACCCGCTTCACCTACTGGACCCGGATCGCGATGCCGATCCTCGCCCCCTCCTTCCTCGGGTCGCTCCTGCTGTTGTTCGCGAACGCGTTCTCGAGCTATGCGACCGCCGCCGCGCTCATCAGCCAGGGGGCGCAGATCGTGCCACTCCAGATCCGCGGTGCCCTCATCAGCGAGACCGTCCTCGGCCGGGAGAACCTCGCCGGTTCGCTCGCGATCGGGATGATCGTCGTGATGGTCGTCATGATGACGGCCTACTCCGCCCTCCAGGCGCGGACGGAACGGTGGCAGCGATGA
- a CDS encoding ABC transporter permease, translated as MSAVRDSATPSKLASRIILVVVAVVFAVPILSMVEFTLRAGIDGGHDLGHWAAILDPENSRKYRVLFQGIGNSVVLAAVTVLIVVVLLLPTMILVKLRFPKLQRVLEFVCIIPITVPAIVLVVGLAPVYSVVARLLGSAPWTLAFAYGITVLPYAYRAIAANLQSVDVGTLAEAARTLGAGWGTVLVRVLLPNLRSGVLTASVISVAVVLGEYTIASLLGRNTLQTSLVQLSKSDPFVAVAFALLALAFAFVLLFIIGRVGSIRRIRETP; from the coding sequence ATGAGCGCCGTCCGCGACTCGGCCACGCCGTCGAAGCTCGCGAGCCGGATCATCCTCGTCGTCGTCGCGGTGGTGTTCGCCGTCCCGATCCTGTCGATGGTCGAGTTCACCCTGCGCGCCGGGATCGACGGCGGCCACGACCTCGGCCACTGGGCTGCGATCCTCGACCCGGAGAACTCGCGGAAGTACCGGGTGCTCTTCCAGGGCATCGGCAACTCCGTCGTGCTCGCCGCGGTGACCGTGCTGATCGTCGTGGTGCTCCTGCTGCCGACGATGATCCTCGTCAAGCTCCGCTTCCCGAAGCTGCAGCGGGTCCTCGAGTTCGTCTGCATCATCCCGATCACCGTGCCGGCCATCGTGCTCGTCGTCGGACTCGCGCCGGTCTACTCGGTCGTGGCCAGGCTGCTCGGCAGTGCGCCGTGGACGCTCGCGTTCGCGTACGGGATCACGGTGCTGCCGTACGCCTACCGGGCGATCGCCGCGAACCTGCAGTCGGTCGACGTCGGCACCCTCGCCGAGGCCGCGCGCACGCTCGGCGCCGGCTGGGGGACCGTCCTCGTCCGCGTCCTGCTGCCCAACCTGCGTAGCGGCGTGCTGACGGCGTCGGTCATCTCGGTCGCCGTCGTCCTCGGTGAGTACACGATCGCCTCGCTCCTCGGACGCAACACGCTGCAGACCTCGCTCGTGCAGCTGTCGAAGAGCGATCCCTTCGTCGCGGTGGCCTTCGCCCTGCTGGCGCTCGCCTTCGCTTTCGTCCTGCTGTTCATCATCGGCCGCGTCGGATCGATCCGCCGCATCAGGGAGACACCATGA
- a CDS encoding ABC transporter ATP-binding protein, whose protein sequence is MTTIDQSAPAATPGDGRPAGAAVRFDRVVKDYGSGARALDGVSLDLAPGEFVALLGPSGCGKTTALRSLAGLEDITSGSVLIDGVDVVSVPTNKRDLGMVFQSYSLFPHLTVLENVEFGLRMRKVPAAERRTRAAESLDLVGLGHLAARYAHQLSGGQQQRVALARALVTRPRVLLLDEPLSALDAKVRVQLRDEIRRIQSELRITTLFVTHDQEEALAVADRVAVMRAGVIEQIGTPEELYSRPSSPFVAEFIGLSNRIPGVLVPGGVEVLGQVLPVIGEQPGDRAVVALVRPEDVVFTDATEPAVGSAAVVLTSSFLGPVRRTTVELPDGTLVAVQHGATERLEAGESVRIRFAGRPVPVQTA, encoded by the coding sequence ATGACCACCATCGACCAGTCGGCACCGGCAGCGACGCCCGGAGACGGACGCCCGGCCGGCGCGGCGGTGCGGTTCGATCGCGTCGTGAAGGACTACGGCTCGGGTGCCCGTGCCCTCGACGGCGTGAGCCTCGACCTCGCGCCCGGTGAGTTCGTCGCGCTGCTGGGGCCGTCGGGGTGCGGGAAGACGACCGCGCTCCGCAGCCTGGCGGGGCTCGAGGACATCACCTCGGGGAGCGTGCTCATCGACGGGGTCGACGTCGTGTCCGTGCCGACGAACAAGCGCGACCTCGGCATGGTGTTCCAGTCGTACTCGCTGTTCCCGCACCTCACGGTGCTCGAGAACGTCGAGTTCGGCCTGCGCATGCGGAAGGTGCCGGCGGCCGAGCGACGGACGCGTGCCGCCGAGAGCCTCGACCTCGTCGGCCTCGGCCACCTCGCCGCCCGCTACGCCCACCAGCTGTCGGGCGGGCAGCAGCAGCGCGTCGCCCTCGCCCGGGCGTTGGTCACGCGTCCTCGGGTCCTCCTCCTCGACGAGCCGCTCAGCGCACTCGACGCTAAGGTGCGCGTCCAGTTGCGTGACGAGATCCGTCGGATCCAGTCGGAGCTGCGGATCACGACCCTCTTCGTCACGCACGACCAGGAGGAGGCGCTCGCCGTCGCCGACCGGGTCGCCGTCATGCGTGCCGGCGTCATCGAGCAGATCGGGACGCCGGAGGAGCTCTACTCGCGGCCGTCGTCGCCGTTCGTCGCGGAGTTCATCGGCCTGAGCAACCGGATCCCGGGTGTGCTCGTGCCCGGTGGGGTCGAGGTGCTCGGACAGGTGCTCCCGGTGATCGGCGAGCAGCCGGGGGATCGTGCCGTCGTCGCGCTCGTCCGGCCTGAGGACGTCGTGTTCACCGACGCGACGGAGCCCGCGGTCGGGTCTGCTGCGGTCGTGCTCACGTCCAGCTTCCTCGGCCCGGTGCGTCGCACGACCGTCGAGCTGCCGGACGGCACGCTGGTCGCGGTGCAGCACGGCGCGACGGAACGACTGGAGGCGGGGGAGTCCGTCCGCATCCGCTTCGCCGGTCGTCCCGTCCCGGTGCAGACGGCCTGA
- a CDS encoding AI-2E family transporter — protein MTSTPHRHQQLRPAARQQRVRFRAHRPAEVTTTVRTTLQRPFAIGFVGALGALAAILLVLTLGSLSTILVSIAVGLFIALGLDPVVVRLEARGIKRPFAIAIVFAAFAVLLALLLALVIPVVTRQAVELVSNAPAFLTGIQDQEWFRSLSDYLGPGVDLQGALDWLYGVAADPKTWVVLAGGALNLGVGIANGFFGGFIALVLALYFLASMQAMKNAFYSLVPRRSRPRVVSITDQITASIGGYVSGMVVLAGINAVLGLIMMLIVGVPYAGILAVVIFFVTLIPLVGSIIATVIVATVGLFDSPTTALVVIVYYLVYMQIESYVLTPRVMNKAVSVPGALVVIGAMVGGSLIGLLGALVSIPVTASILLIIKQVVVPRQNAKA, from the coding sequence ATGACGAGTACGCCCCATCGCCACCAGCAGCTGCGTCCGGCGGCACGTCAGCAGCGTGTCCGGTTCCGCGCCCACCGCCCGGCCGAGGTGACGACCACCGTCAGGACGACCCTCCAGCGCCCCTTCGCGATCGGCTTCGTCGGAGCACTCGGTGCCCTCGCGGCCATCCTGCTCGTCCTCACCCTCGGCTCGCTGTCGACCATCCTCGTCTCCATCGCGGTCGGACTCTTCATCGCCCTCGGCCTCGACCCGGTCGTCGTCCGACTCGAGGCACGAGGCATCAAGCGCCCGTTCGCCATCGCGATCGTCTTCGCCGCCTTCGCCGTCCTGCTCGCGCTCCTCCTGGCCCTCGTCATCCCCGTCGTCACCCGGCAGGCCGTCGAGCTGGTGAGCAACGCCCCCGCCTTCCTCACCGGCATCCAGGACCAGGAGTGGTTCCGGTCCCTGAGCGACTACCTCGGTCCGGGCGTCGATCTCCAGGGCGCGCTCGATTGGCTCTACGGGGTGGCCGCCGACCCGAAGACGTGGGTGGTCCTGGCGGGCGGCGCGCTCAACCTCGGCGTCGGCATCGCGAACGGCTTCTTCGGCGGCTTCATCGCCCTCGTCCTCGCGCTCTACTTCCTCGCGTCCATGCAGGCGATGAAGAACGCGTTCTATTCGCTCGTGCCCCGTCGCTCCCGGCCGCGCGTCGTGTCGATCACCGACCAGATCACCGCCTCGATCGGCGGGTACGTGAGCGGCATGGTGGTGCTGGCCGGGATCAACGCCGTCCTCGGGCTCATCATGATGCTCATCGTCGGGGTGCCGTACGCCGGGATCCTCGCCGTCGTCATCTTCTTCGTGACGCTCATCCCGCTCGTCGGCTCGATCATCGCGACCGTCATCGTCGCGACCGTCGGGCTGTTCGACTCACCGACGACGGCACTCGTCGTCATCGTCTACTACCTGGTCTACATGCAGATCGAGTCGTACGTGCTGACGCCGCGGGTCATGAACAAGGCGGTCTCGGTGCCCGGCGCCCTCGTCGTCATCGGCGCGATGGTCGGCGGTTCGCTCATCGGGCTGCTCGGCGCCCTCGTCTCCATCCCCGTGACGGCGTCGATCCTGCTGATCATCAAGCAGGTCGTCGTGCCACGGCAGAACGCGAAGGCATAG
- a CDS encoding FtsX-like permease family protein yields MTAALGVAPTRIPVPAGSGRSPVVRLTWMLARPGAQSPATIVLPAVAFAVTTALVLTVLGGAMMFWRWTGETAFVYQVLSVLALALLLVPLGSLGGAAARLSARRRDDRLATLRLLGATPGTVTAMTVLESAGVALLGAFAGILLYLGMLPLVGLIPFGGSPIGVEGVWVGVPIIAAVVLGVVLLAAASAAIGLRAVNVSPLGVRTKQQAPTVHWLRIVVGVVVVIVAYGMLSVVTGLQEVAAIIAVLGVGFAAGVGVLGLIGPWVVGMIGRGSAKRAKTPERLLAARTILESPKAAWRQVSGVAMTSFVAVVAGTGVALMDAAGGSDLDRESAILIDDIRTGVIITLVASFLMVACSVGVNQASAVLDRRDLYVSLDRLGVPRDVMERARGRAVMLPLRVVALGSAGLGVLLVLPMASISVILAPLSVLVIVGCFAGGIGLVWAALRATRPVVSGVLRAPERV; encoded by the coding sequence GTGACCGCCGCACTCGGGGTCGCACCGACCCGGATCCCGGTCCCCGCCGGCAGCGGTCGGAGTCCCGTCGTCCGTCTCACCTGGATGCTCGCTCGCCCCGGCGCGCAGAGCCCTGCGACGATCGTGCTCCCGGCGGTCGCGTTCGCCGTGACCACCGCACTCGTCCTCACGGTGCTCGGCGGCGCGATGATGTTCTGGCGGTGGACCGGTGAGACGGCCTTCGTCTACCAGGTACTCAGCGTGCTTGCGCTGGCCCTGCTGCTCGTCCCGCTCGGCTCGCTCGGCGGGGCCGCCGCGCGGCTCTCCGCACGGCGCCGCGACGACCGACTCGCCACCCTCCGACTCCTCGGCGCGACACCCGGCACGGTCACGGCGATGACCGTCCTCGAGTCGGCCGGGGTCGCCCTGCTCGGTGCGTTCGCCGGGATCCTGCTGTACCTCGGCATGCTGCCGCTCGTCGGGCTCATCCCGTTCGGTGGTTCCCCGATCGGGGTCGAGGGCGTCTGGGTCGGTGTCCCGATCATCGCCGCGGTGGTCCTCGGGGTCGTGCTGCTCGCAGCAGCGAGCGCCGCCATCGGGCTCCGCGCCGTGAACGTGAGTCCGCTCGGCGTCCGCACGAAGCAGCAGGCGCCGACCGTGCACTGGCTGCGCATCGTCGTCGGGGTCGTCGTCGTGATCGTCGCCTACGGCATGCTCTCCGTCGTGACGGGGTTGCAGGAGGTAGCCGCCATCATCGCCGTGCTGGGCGTCGGGTTCGCAGCCGGTGTGGGCGTGCTCGGATTGATCGGCCCCTGGGTGGTCGGGATGATCGGCCGTGGGTCGGCCAAGCGTGCCAAGACACCTGAGCGGCTCCTCGCTGCACGCACGATCCTGGAGTCGCCGAAGGCGGCGTGGCGTCAGGTCAGCGGCGTGGCGATGACGAGTTTCGTCGCCGTCGTCGCGGGGACCGGTGTGGCGCTCATGGATGCCGCCGGCGGTTCCGACCTCGACCGCGAGAGCGCCATCCTCATCGACGACATCCGCACCGGCGTGATCATCACGCTCGTCGCGTCGTTCCTCATGGTCGCGTGCTCCGTCGGGGTGAACCAGGCCTCGGCGGTCCTCGACCGCCGCGACCTCTACGTCAGCCTCGACCGCCTGGGGGTGCCGCGGGACGTGATGGAACGGGCTCGCGGTCGCGCGGTCATGCTGCCCCTGCGGGTGGTCGCGCTGGGCTCGGCCGGACTGGGCGTCCTGCTCGTCCTGCCGATGGCCAGCATCAGTGTCATCCTCGCCCCGCTGTCGGTCCTCGTCATCGTCGGGTGCTTCGCCGGTGGCATCGGGCTCGTGTGGGCTGCCCTTCGCGCGACCCGTCCGGTCGTCTCCGGGGTGCTCCGAGCGCCCGAGCGCGTCTGA